A portion of the Streptomyces sp. NBC_00376 genome contains these proteins:
- a CDS encoding DUF6197 family protein, producing the protein MPTPTLTPDQLDAQAARLHDTEAWQQIISGWDATAPGPDRDPVQPASPADTERLLPVRQPTDWRDLLSVPVDQLIADSIRALPPTAPRERPLPGRLGAVLPDRLHSWRRIGQPEVRPSTHLAYARQILTEWGWQNTPYRLRNARGARCICGALVTAHRLGYGSLDTVDRAGAWLVAELRSRGWTGLIGPWNRCPGRTAADALALIDATITRAALAGQ; encoded by the coding sequence ATGCCGACCCCCACCCTCACCCCCGATCAACTGGACGCCCAGGCCGCTCGTCTCCATGACACCGAGGCGTGGCAGCAGATCATCAGCGGCTGGGACGCCACAGCCCCCGGCCCCGACCGCGACCCTGTACAGCCTGCCTCCCCCGCCGATACAGAACGGCTGTTGCCGGTCCGTCAGCCGACCGACTGGCGCGATTTGTTGTCCGTGCCGGTCGACCAGCTCATCGCCGATTCCATCCGCGCCCTGCCTCCGACCGCACCGCGCGAGCGGCCGCTTCCCGGGCGGCTGGGCGCGGTCCTCCCGGACCGGCTCCACTCCTGGCGGCGCATCGGCCAGCCCGAGGTGAGGCCCTCCACGCATCTCGCCTACGCGAGGCAGATCCTGACCGAATGGGGCTGGCAGAACACCCCTTACCGGCTCCGCAACGCACGCGGCGCACGGTGCATCTGCGGCGCCCTCGTCACCGCGCACCGCCTGGGATACGGCTCCCTCGACACCGTGGACCGTGCCGGCGCCTGGCTCGTCGCCGAGCTCCGCTCCCGGGGCTGGACCGGACTGATCGGCCCATGGAATCGCTGCCCCGGCCGCACCGCCGCGGATGCACTCGCCCTGATCGACGCCACCATCACCCGCGCCGCCCTCGCCGGGCAGTGA
- the recX gene encoding recombination regulator RecX gives MTRRTEWPVSATDQHAGPGHGSTAGYMAGSEDAHGPEAGAGSGTGRGAGSGAGFGEGAGRRDRSRTRSSGSPSSSRAEKGEPRDPVEQARNICLRLLTGTPRTRKQLADALRKREIPDEAAEEVLSRFEDVGLIDDAAFADAWVESRHHGRGLARRALVRELRTKGVDSAVIDEAVGQLDSEQEEATARELVARKLRSTRGLDRDKRLRRLAGMLARKGYGEGMALRVVRQALEEEGEDTEGLDEPF, from the coding sequence GTGACGCGTCGTACGGAGTGGCCGGTCAGCGCCACTGACCAGCACGCCGGACCCGGCCACGGAAGCACCGCCGGGTACATGGCCGGGTCCGAGGATGCGCACGGGCCGGAGGCCGGTGCCGGATCCGGCACCGGTCGTGGCGCGGGCTCGGGCGCCGGATTCGGTGAGGGGGCGGGCCGTCGTGACCGCTCCCGCACCAGGAGCAGCGGCTCCCCTTCCTCGTCGAGGGCCGAGAAGGGGGAGCCGCGAGACCCGGTCGAGCAGGCACGCAACATCTGCCTGCGACTGCTCACCGGGACCCCGCGCACCCGGAAGCAGCTCGCGGACGCCCTGCGCAAGCGGGAGATCCCGGACGAGGCGGCCGAAGAAGTGCTGTCGCGCTTCGAGGACGTCGGGCTGATCGACGACGCGGCGTTCGCCGACGCCTGGGTGGAGTCCCGGCACCACGGCCGCGGCCTGGCCCGCCGGGCCCTCGTCCGTGAGCTGCGCACCAAGGGGGTGGACTCGGCGGTCATCGACGAGGCGGTCGGGCAGCTCGACTCCGAGCAGGAGGAGGCGACCGCCCGGGAGCTGGTTGCACGGAAACTGCGCTCCACGCGTGGCCTGGACCGCGACAAGCGGCTGCGCCGCCTTGCGGGCATGCTCGCCCGCAAGGGGTACGGGGAGGGCATGGCCCTGCGCGTGGTGCGGCAGGCGCTCGAAGAAGAGGGCGAGGACACGGAAGGCCTGGACGAGCCCTTCTGA
- the recA gene encoding recombinase RecA: MAGNDREKALDAALAQIERQFGKGAVMRLGERPNEPIEVIPTGSTALDVALGVGGLPRGRVVEVYGPESSGKTTLTLHAVANAQRLGGSVAFIDAEHALDPEYAKKLGVDIDSLILSQPDNGEQALEIVDMLVRSGALDLIVIDSVAALVPRAEIEGEMGDSHVGLQARLMSQALRKITSALNQSKTTAIFINQLREKIGVMFGSPETTTGGRALKFYASVRLDIRRIETLKDGTDAVGNRTRVKVVKNKVAPPFKQAEFDILYGQGISREGGLIDMGVEHGFVRKAGAWYTYEGDQLGQGKENARNFLKDNPDLANEIEKKILEKLGIGVRPDDSAAESGADAAAGAAAPADSAKSVPAPAGKTKPAKTAAAKS, from the coding sequence ATGGCAGGAAACGACCGCGAGAAGGCGCTGGACGCCGCACTCGCACAGATTGAACGGCAATTCGGCAAGGGCGCGGTGATGCGCCTCGGCGAGCGGCCGAACGAGCCCATCGAAGTGATTCCCACCGGGTCGACCGCCCTCGACGTGGCCCTCGGCGTCGGCGGCCTGCCGCGCGGCCGTGTGGTGGAGGTGTACGGACCGGAATCCTCCGGTAAGACGACGCTGACGCTCCACGCGGTGGCGAACGCGCAGAGGCTCGGCGGCTCGGTCGCCTTCATCGACGCGGAGCACGCTCTCGACCCCGAGTACGCGAAGAAGCTCGGCGTCGACATCGACAGCCTCATCCTGTCCCAGCCGGACAACGGCGAGCAGGCCCTTGAGATCGTGGACATGCTGGTCCGCTCCGGCGCCCTCGACCTGATCGTCATCGACTCCGTCGCGGCGCTCGTTCCGCGTGCGGAGATCGAGGGCGAGATGGGTGACTCGCACGTGGGTCTCCAGGCCCGTCTGATGAGCCAGGCACTCCGCAAGATCACCAGCGCTCTCAACCAGTCCAAGACCACCGCGATCTTCATCAACCAGCTCCGCGAGAAGATCGGTGTGATGTTCGGCTCGCCGGAGACCACGACCGGTGGCCGGGCGCTCAAGTTCTACGCCTCGGTGCGCCTCGACATCCGCCGGATCGAGACGCTGAAGGACGGCACCGACGCCGTCGGCAACCGCACCCGGGTCAAGGTCGTCAAGAACAAGGTCGCGCCGCCCTTCAAGCAGGCCGAGTTCGACATCCTCTACGGCCAGGGCATCAGCCGCGAGGGCGGTCTGATCGACATGGGCGTGGAGCACGGCTTCGTCCGCAAGGCCGGTGCTTGGTACACGTACGAGGGCGACCAGCTGGGCCAGGGCAAGGAGAACGCCCGCAACTTCCTCAAGGACAACCCCGATCTCGCCAACGAGATCGAGAAGAAGATCCTTGAGAAGCTGGGCATCGGTGTCAGGCCCGACGACAGCGCCGCCGAGTCCGGTGCGGACGCGGCAGCTGGTGCCGCGGCACCGGCCGACAGCGCGAAGTCGGTGCCCGCTCCGGCCGGCAAGACCAAGCCGGCCAAGACCGCGGCGGCCAAGAGCTAG
- a CDS encoding AI-2E family transporter, with the protein MPTWLPRAMVLALALYACFRLGSWAFDQLIGLLINVLIAFFLALAIEPAVSRMSARGMRRGLATFLVFLVVLIAGVGFVVLLGSMLAGQIVDMVEEFPKYLDSVINWVNQSFHTDLSRVEVQDSLLHSDWLQKYVQNSATGVLDVSTTVLGGLFRLLTIFLFSFYFAADGPRLRRALCSVLPPARQAEVLRAWEIAVDKTGGYLYSRGLMALISGIAHYILLVILGVPYAPALAVWVGLVSQFIPTIGTYLAGALPMLIAFTVDPWYALWVLGFVVVYQQFENYALQPKLTSRTVDIHPAVAFGSVIAGTALMGAVGALIAIPAVATLQAFLGAYVKRYDLTDDPRMHGHGRGRRRGEPLLTRLRRSWRAPESDDGEGSDGRGGGQGAAGEPEGPAHA; encoded by the coding sequence ATGCCCACGTGGCTGCCGCGCGCCATGGTTCTCGCGCTGGCGCTCTACGCCTGCTTCCGGCTCGGCAGCTGGGCGTTCGACCAGCTCATCGGGCTGCTGATCAATGTGCTGATCGCGTTCTTCCTGGCGCTCGCCATCGAGCCGGCGGTGAGCCGGATGTCGGCGCGCGGCATGCGCCGCGGCCTCGCCACCTTCCTGGTCTTCCTGGTGGTGCTGATCGCCGGGGTGGGCTTCGTCGTACTCCTCGGCTCGATGCTCGCGGGCCAGATCGTCGACATGGTCGAGGAGTTCCCGAAGTATCTGGACTCGGTGATCAACTGGGTCAACCAGAGCTTCCACACCGACCTCTCCAGGGTCGAGGTCCAGGACAGCCTGCTCCACTCCGACTGGCTGCAGAAGTACGTCCAGAACAGCGCGACCGGAGTGCTCGACGTCTCCACCACCGTGCTCGGCGGGCTGTTCCGTCTGCTGACGATCTTCCTGTTCTCGTTCTACTTCGCGGCCGACGGCCCCAGGCTGCGACGCGCCCTGTGCTCCGTGCTGCCGCCCGCCAGGCAGGCGGAGGTCCTGCGGGCCTGGGAGATCGCGGTCGACAAGACCGGCGGCTACCTCTACTCACGCGGTCTGATGGCCCTCATCTCCGGGATCGCGCACTACATCCTGCTGGTGATCCTCGGCGTTCCGTACGCGCCCGCACTCGCCGTCTGGGTCGGGTTGGTCTCCCAGTTCATCCCCACGATCGGTACGTATCTGGCGGGCGCCCTGCCGATGCTGATCGCGTTCACCGTCGACCCCTGGTACGCGCTGTGGGTGCTCGGCTTCGTCGTGGTCTACCAGCAGTTCGAGAACTACGCGCTGCAGCCCAAGCTCACCTCCAGGACCGTCGACATCCATCCGGCGGTCGCCTTCGGATCGGTCATCGCGGGCACGGCCCTGATGGGTGCCGTGGGCGCGCTGATCGCGATCCCGGCCGTCGCCACGCTCCAGGCGTTCCTCGGCGCGTATGTGAAGCGGTACGACCTGACGGACGACCCGCGGATGCACGGCCACGGCCGGGGCCGACGACGCGGCGAGCCACTGCTCACGCGGCTGCGCCGTTCCTGGCGGGCCCCCGAGAGCGATGACGGCGAGGGGAGCGACGGGCGCGGAGGCGGACAGGGCGCTGCCGGGGAGCCGGAGGGCCCGGCACACGCCTGA
- a CDS encoding DUF3046 domain-containing protein → MRLTIFWERMADHFGAGYADSFARDHVMAELGGQTVHQALAAGWETKDVWRGVCTAVGIPADKR, encoded by the coding sequence ATGCGGTTGACGATTTTCTGGGAACGGATGGCGGACCACTTCGGAGCCGGGTACGCCGACTCCTTCGCGCGTGATCATGTGATGGCCGAACTCGGTGGGCAGACGGTCCACCAGGCGTTGGCCGCGGGCTGGGAGACCAAGGACGTCTGGCGCGGTGTCTGTACCGCGGTCGGCATTCCGGCGGACAAGCGCTGA
- a CDS encoding AzlD domain-containing protein — MNVWIAIALTAVGCYLAKLVGLLVPAGVLERPLAQRLAALLPVALLAALTAQQTFGDGQHLALDARGAGLAAAALALVLRAPFLVVVGAAVAVTAGVRALG; from the coding sequence ATGAACGTCTGGATCGCCATCGCACTGACCGCCGTCGGCTGCTACCTCGCCAAGCTCGTCGGGCTGCTGGTGCCCGCCGGTGTGCTGGAACGCCCGCTCGCCCAGCGCCTCGCCGCACTCCTGCCCGTGGCGCTCCTGGCCGCCCTCACCGCGCAGCAGACGTTCGGCGACGGGCAGCACCTGGCACTGGACGCCAGGGGGGCCGGCCTTGCCGCGGCGGCGCTCGCGCTGGTCCTGCGCGCGCCCTTCCTCGTGGTCGTGGGCGCCGCCGTGGCCGTCACCGCAGGGGTACGTGCCCTCGGTTAG
- a CDS encoding AzlC family ABC transporter permease: MAEQTTLPEGVGASADAPHRDATGRGEQPDAVRGKPDGAEPAGAKPDAAVVRDALGVGIAVGLSGFAFGVTSAGSGLSLLQTCALSLAVFTGASQFALVGALAAGGNPYTAAAGAFFLGVRNSFYGLRLSQLLALPRALRPFAAQWVIDETTAVTLPQPTRRAARIGFAVTGLTLYVLWNLTTLLGALGAEALGDTDAWGLDAASPAVFLALLAPMLKSTTERVTAAIAVLLVLGLLPVLPAGVPVLLSALAAPAVLFLGGRGKGAGRGTANTQGSTKSTKNSTESTEKDR, encoded by the coding sequence GTGGCAGAACAGACAACACTCCCAGAGGGCGTCGGCGCATCGGCCGACGCACCCCACCGCGACGCGACCGGCCGAGGAGAGCAGCCGGACGCGGTCCGTGGGAAGCCGGACGGTGCGGAGCCGGCCGGTGCGAAGCCGGACGCGGCCGTCGTACGCGATGCGCTCGGCGTCGGGATAGCCGTCGGGCTTTCCGGGTTCGCCTTCGGCGTGACCTCGGCCGGTTCCGGACTGAGCCTGCTGCAGACCTGCGCGCTCAGCCTCGCCGTCTTCACCGGCGCCTCGCAGTTCGCCCTCGTCGGCGCCCTCGCGGCGGGCGGCAACCCGTACACCGCGGCTGCCGGGGCCTTCTTCCTCGGCGTACGCAACTCTTTCTACGGCCTGCGGCTGTCGCAGCTGCTGGCGCTCCCCAGGGCGCTGCGCCCCTTCGCCGCCCAGTGGGTCATCGACGAGACGACCGCCGTGACACTTCCGCAGCCGACCCGGCGGGCGGCACGGATCGGCTTCGCCGTCACCGGGCTGACCCTGTATGTGCTGTGGAACCTGACCACGCTGCTGGGAGCCCTGGGCGCCGAGGCGCTCGGCGACACCGACGCCTGGGGGCTGGACGCGGCATCGCCCGCGGTCTTCCTCGCTCTGCTCGCACCGATGCTGAAGAGCACCACGGAACGCGTCACCGCCGCCATCGCGGTCCTGCTCGTGCTCGGGCTGCTGCCCGTACTGCCCGCAGGCGTCCCTGTCCTGCTGTCCGCGCTCGCCGCACCTGCCGTTCTGTTCCTGGGCGGACGCGGGAAGGGCGCGGGCCGGGGAACGGCCAACACGCAGGGCAGCACGAAGAGCACGAAGAACAGCACGGAGAGTACGGAGAAGGACCGATGA
- a CDS encoding AraC family transcriptional regulator, translating into MAAIPESGSGEWARYWQYAELPDLDLLRARYVRHTFPRHSHEGYVFGTISRGVEDVGLPGGTVHAGPGTVVVINPEVPHTARAGVPEGWVYATLYPSSQVINDIAAETTSLRGTVGFTETSVMDPYAARLISEVHRAAEEGNALAADTVLRVMVTRLLDRCGSALPTRAPRSAGARDAARARAVLEGRMAAPPTLEALAAELGTSPFALLRAFKKQYGMPPHAWLTDARVRAARRMLDAGTAPAEAAAEVGFTDQPHLNRHFTRIVGVPPGAYQRERARTYKTGPDLPT; encoded by the coding sequence ATGGCGGCGATACCGGAATCAGGATCGGGAGAGTGGGCGAGGTACTGGCAGTACGCGGAACTGCCCGACCTCGATCTGCTGCGTGCCCGCTATGTGCGCCACACCTTCCCGCGCCACAGCCACGAGGGCTATGTCTTCGGCACCATCAGCCGCGGAGTGGAGGACGTCGGGCTGCCGGGCGGCACCGTCCACGCCGGCCCCGGCACCGTTGTCGTGATCAACCCCGAGGTTCCGCACACGGCCCGCGCGGGCGTGCCCGAGGGCTGGGTCTACGCCACGCTCTACCCGTCGTCGCAGGTGATCAACGACATCGCGGCCGAGACGACGAGCCTGCGCGGCACGGTCGGATTCACCGAGACCAGCGTCATGGACCCGTACGCGGCCCGGCTGATCAGCGAGGTCCACCGGGCCGCCGAGGAGGGCAACGCACTTGCCGCCGACACGGTGCTGAGGGTCATGGTCACGCGGCTGCTCGACCGGTGCGGCAGCGCGCTGCCCACCCGCGCGCCCCGCTCGGCGGGCGCCCGCGACGCGGCGCGGGCCCGCGCGGTGCTGGAGGGGCGGATGGCGGCGCCGCCCACCCTTGAGGCGCTGGCGGCGGAGCTGGGAACGAGTCCGTTCGCGCTGCTGAGAGCCTTCAAGAAGCAGTACGGGATGCCGCCGCACGCCTGGCTCACCGATGCCCGGGTGCGGGCGGCGCGGCGGATGCTCGATGCGGGGACGGCGCCCGCGGAGGCGGCCGCCGAGGTCGGCTTCACCGATCAGCCGCATCTCAACCGTCACTTCACCCGGATCGTGGGAGTACCACCCGGCGCGTACCAGCGCGAACGTGCAAGAACGTACAAGACCGGTCCCGATCTGCCCACGTAG